The Apibacter raozihei genome contains a region encoding:
- a CDS encoding ribose-phosphate pyrophosphokinase, with the protein MSQPVHIFSTRENVALAEKISQNYGMPLGKMSFFDFSDGEYQPCLEESVRGSRVFIIGSTFPPADNLMEMLLMIDAAKRASADKITAVIPYFGLARQDRKDKPRVPIGAKLVANLLSAAGATRVMTMDLHADQIQGFFEIPVDHLFASSIFVKYVQSLNLDNLTIASPDMGGAKRARTYASHLNADVVICYKERKKANNVDYMTLIGDVNGRNVILVDDMIDTAGTLTKAADIIMDAGALSVRAMATHPVFSGGAYERINDSKLEEVIVTDSIPLRNTFISKIKVLSCAPLFGEIMNLVHNRESISKKFII; encoded by the coding sequence ATGAGTCAACCTGTTCATATTTTCTCAACCAGAGAAAATGTAGCTTTAGCAGAAAAAATATCACAAAATTATGGGATGCCTTTAGGAAAAATGAGCTTCTTTGATTTTAGTGATGGAGAATATCAACCTTGTTTAGAAGAGTCGGTAAGAGGATCCAGAGTTTTTATTATCGGATCAACTTTTCCACCGGCAGATAATTTAATGGAAATGTTGTTGATGATTGATGCTGCTAAAAGAGCATCTGCAGATAAAATTACAGCAGTAATTCCTTATTTTGGTCTGGCAAGACAGGATAGAAAAGATAAACCACGGGTTCCGATAGGAGCCAAGCTAGTGGCCAATTTATTGAGTGCAGCAGGAGCTACACGAGTGATGACAATGGATTTACATGCTGACCAGATTCAGGGATTTTTTGAAATACCTGTAGATCACCTGTTTGCATCCAGTATTTTTGTTAAATATGTACAATCGTTAAATTTAGATAATCTTACAATAGCATCTCCGGATATGGGAGGAGCTAAAAGAGCTAGAACTTACGCCAGTCATTTAAATGCAGATGTGGTTATTTGCTATAAAGAGCGTAAAAAAGCTAATAATGTAGATTATATGACTTTGATTGGAGATGTTAATGGAAGGAATGTTATTCTGGTTGATGATATGATTGATACTGCCGGAACTTTGACTAAAGCGGCAGATATTATAATGGATGCCGGAGCTTTAAGTGTTAGGGCTATGGCTACTCACCCTGTATTTTCGGGTGGAGCTTATGAACGAATCAACGATTCCAAATTAGAAGAAGTTATTGTAACTGATTCTATTCCATTAAGAAATACTTTTATAAGTAAAATAAAAGTGTTATCTTGCGCCCCTCTGTTCGGCGAGATAATGAATCTGGTACATAACAGAGAATCAATAAGTAAGAAATTTATAATATAA
- a CDS encoding SGNH/GDSL hydrolase family protein, protein MKKYNIITVILIFLTLVVSCNNNDVSDVKVESGTADFSKYVALGNSLTSGYRDNALYISGQRESYPAIIAEQMKRAGGGDFKIPYMSDELGGIPSVGVNNKLILSVVGSSLAPVLVTGTATTTLDNIYSQGPFQNLGVPGAKSFHLIAPGYGNPANLASGNANPYFVRFASSANATVLEDAVSQNPTFFSLWIGNNDVLGYATSGGDGSNSITATSQFQSAYLQLVQALVAKGAKGVVANLPNVTSIPFFTTVPYNPLTPATLTASDPNQIEKLNQAFSQLNQVFDYLNHPERKVSYSSTSSNPVLIKDKALTDLGAQITQVLVSQGISSTQAALYGSLYGQSRQATKSDYLLLTISGVLGKPNSEAINSGVPAELAVNGITYPLADKWVLTSDEIANINTATTQFNSIIKSTADQYGLAFADVNSLMVDLSGKSGIIYDGVSYTSKFVTGGAFSLDGVHPTSRGYAFIANEFIKAINKKYLSNLPQVNPNIYQGITFP, encoded by the coding sequence ATGAAAAAATATAATATAATAACTGTAATATTAATTTTTTTAACGCTGGTAGTATCCTGTAACAATAATGATGTATCAGACGTTAAAGTAGAATCTGGAACTGCTGATTTTTCCAAGTATGTAGCTTTAGGAAATTCACTTACTTCCGGTTATAGAGATAATGCTTTATACATATCAGGACAAAGAGAATCGTATCCGGCAATTATTGCAGAGCAAATGAAACGAGCTGGAGGAGGAGATTTTAAAATTCCTTATATGTCTGATGAGCTAGGAGGTATACCATCAGTCGGAGTTAATAACAAATTAATTTTATCTGTGGTAGGCAGTAGCTTAGCTCCGGTTCTGGTAACTGGTACAGCAACCACTACATTAGATAATATTTATTCACAAGGACCTTTCCAAAACTTAGGAGTTCCAGGTGCTAAATCTTTTCATTTGATAGCTCCAGGATATGGAAATCCGGCTAATTTAGCCTCAGGTAATGCAAATCCTTATTTCGTAAGATTTGCTTCCAGTGCGAATGCTACAGTTTTAGAAGATGCCGTTTCTCAAAATCCTACATTTTTTTCATTATGGATTGGAAATAACGATGTCTTGGGATATGCGACTTCAGGTGGAGACGGTTCTAATTCAATCACTGCAACCTCGCAATTTCAGTCTGCTTATTTACAATTAGTTCAGGCATTAGTAGCCAAAGGAGCCAAAGGTGTAGTAGCAAACCTTCCTAATGTAACCAGTATTCCGTTTTTTACAACGGTACCCTATAATCCATTAACTCCGGCTACTCTAACCGCCAGTGATCCTAATCAGATTGAAAAGTTAAATCAGGCTTTTTCACAATTAAATCAAGTTTTTGATTATTTAAATCATCCGGAAAGAAAAGTAAGTTACTCTTCCACATCATCAAATCCAGTACTGATTAAAGATAAAGCTCTAACAGATCTTGGTGCACAGATTACCCAGGTATTGGTTTCTCAGGGAATTTCTTCTACGCAGGCAGCGTTATATGGTTCATTATACGGTCAATCCAGACAGGCAACAAAGTCTGATTACTTATTATTAACTATATCAGGTGTTTTAGGGAAACCGAATTCTGAGGCAATAAATTCTGGTGTTCCGGCTGAATTAGCAGTTAATGGAATTACATATCCGCTTGCAGACAAATGGGTGTTAACTTCTGATGAAATTGCGAATATTAATACAGCAACTACCCAGTTTAATTCTATCATAAAGAGTACAGCAGATCAATACGGTTTAGCTTTTGCTGATGTAAACAGCTTAATGGTAGATTTAAGCGGAAAATCCGGAATAATTTACGATGGAGTGAGCTATACAAGCAAGTTTGTAACCGGAGGAGCTTTTTCCCTGGATGGAGTACACCCAACAAGCAGAGGGTATGCTTTCATAGCTAATGAATTTATAAAAGCAATTAATAAGAAATATTTATCCAATTTACCACAGGTAAACCCTAATATATATCAGGGAATAACATTCCCTTAA
- a CDS encoding FeoA family protein, with the protein MLSSVSLSILKPTQSAKVIGFSEEEVPAKILEMGIVPGVVVKLKRQAPWNGPLYLEYGKEKSTIMLRKEEAKSILIELV; encoded by the coding sequence ATGCTTAGCAGTGTTTCTTTATCTATACTTAAACCTACTCAATCAGCAAAGGTTATCGGATTTTCTGAAGAAGAGGTTCCCGCAAAAATATTAGAAATGGGAATTGTACCTGGAGTTGTGGTGAAACTTAAAAGACAAGCCCCATGGAACGGTCCGCTATATCTGGAGTATGGTAAAGAAAAAAGTACTATAATGCTAAGAAAGGAAGAAGCCAAGAGCATTTTGATTGAATTGGTGTAA
- a CDS encoding 50S ribosomal protein L25/general stress protein Ctc, with protein sequence MKSITIQGEKRESVGKNSSKALRNAEKVPCVVYGEKEVLHFSTDEKSFKNLVYTPEAHTVTLEVEGKKIEAILQDLQFHPVSDKIIHADFYELNPQKPVTMEVPVVITGRAKGVVRGGALRINLRKLKVRAIPADLPDEIVVDITSLDVGNKFEVSKVEKKNFQILHPDSTVIAAVKTSRNVKAGPVDDEESAGE encoded by the coding sequence ATGAAATCAATTACAATTCAAGGAGAAAAAAGAGAAAGCGTAGGTAAAAATTCATCAAAAGCCTTACGTAATGCTGAAAAAGTTCCTTGTGTTGTTTATGGAGAAAAAGAAGTTTTACACTTCTCAACAGATGAAAAAAGTTTTAAAAACTTGGTTTATACTCCCGAAGCACACACAGTTACTTTAGAAGTTGAAGGTAAAAAAATAGAAGCTATTTTACAAGACTTACAATTTCACCCGGTTTCAGATAAAATCATACATGCTGATTTTTATGAATTAAACCCACAGAAGCCAGTAACTATGGAAGTTCCGGTTGTTATTACCGGTAGAGCTAAAGGGGTAGTAAGAGGAGGAGCTTTACGTATTAATTTGAGAAAATTAAAAGTAAGAGCTATACCTGCTGATTTACCAGATGAAATAGTTGTTGATATAACTTCATTAGACGTTGGAAATAAATTTGAAGTGTCTAAAGTTGAAAAGAAAAATTTCCAGATTCTACACCCGGATAGTACTGTTATTGCAGCAGTTAAAACATCTCGTAATGTTAAAGCCGGACCAGTTGATGATGAAGAATCTGCTGGAGAATAA
- a CDS encoding OmpP1/FadL family transporter gives MKKKVLFFTFFITTILVQAGGFRVSLQGVRQAAMAHTSAHTRDASVAFFNPAGIAFIPSKLSISAGGFGVFGKAEYQNREILYKSHTDNPVSTPMAFNIAYKATDKLSVGFSLTTPFGSGVDWGRNWAGQDLITKIELRSFFLQPTIAYRFNDWFSAGVGFIHAVGSVNLQRSLSAVNGRMKLEDKNASGNGFNLGMYFKPTKDLDISIAYRSKVDMDAVNGKADFDLPSSLVGTDLFVTAHDKFHATLPLASEFTLGVTYRVIPKLSVSADWNVSGWERYEYLTFEFEKNKIGNDPLHPNISTSPKFYKSTSTFRVGAEYLATDVLALRLGYYHDQSPVKDVYWNPETPSTDNNALTGGVGYSFFDKKLMLDLTGIYYVGQQRRVANEFYNFYGDAKLNSFILGFGITWNPF, from the coding sequence ATGAAGAAAAAAGTATTATTTTTCACCTTTTTTATTACCACAATCCTTGTGCAGGCCGGAGGTTTCAGGGTTTCATTGCAAGGAGTTCGCCAGGCAGCTATGGCGCATACAAGTGCCCATACCCGAGATGCCAGCGTTGCTTTTTTTAATCCTGCCGGAATAGCCTTTATTCCTTCCAAACTTAGTATTTCAGCCGGAGGTTTCGGTGTTTTTGGAAAAGCAGAATATCAGAATAGAGAAATTTTATACAAATCTCATACCGATAATCCTGTAAGTACTCCTATGGCTTTCAATATTGCATACAAGGCAACGGATAAATTATCTGTAGGTTTCAGTTTAACTACTCCCTTTGGAAGTGGTGTTGATTGGGGGAGAAATTGGGCAGGTCAGGATCTGATTACAAAAATTGAATTACGTTCATTTTTCTTACAGCCAACTATCGCATACCGTTTTAACGATTGGTTTAGTGCAGGTGTAGGATTTATTCATGCAGTGGGAAGTGTAAATTTACAACGTTCTCTTTCAGCCGTAAACGGCAGGATGAAATTGGAAGATAAAAATGCTTCAGGTAATGGTTTTAATCTGGGAATGTATTTTAAGCCTACCAAAGATTTGGATATTAGTATTGCCTACCGTTCAAAAGTAGATATGGATGCTGTAAACGGAAAAGCTGATTTCGATTTACCTTCATCATTAGTGGGAACGGATTTATTTGTTACAGCACATGATAAATTTCATGCAACTTTACCATTAGCTTCTGAATTTACTTTAGGAGTGACCTATAGAGTGATTCCCAAATTATCTGTTTCTGCAGATTGGAATGTATCCGGATGGGAAAGATACGAATATCTGACTTTTGAATTTGAAAAAAATAAAATAGGAAATGATCCTTTACATCCAAATATTTCAACATCACCTAAATTTTACAAATCAACAAGTACGTTTAGGGTAGGAGCAGAATATTTAGCAACTGATGTTTTAGCTTTACGTTTGGGGTATTATCACGATCAATCGCCTGTAAAAGATGTTTACTGGAATCCGGAAACACCAAGTACTGATAATAATGCTTTAACAGGAGGGGTAGGATATAGTTTTTTTGATAAAAAATTAATGTTGGATTTGACGGGTATTTACTATGTAGGTCAACAAAGAAGAGTTGCCAATGAATTCTATAATTTTTATGGAGATGCAAAACTTAACAGTTTCATTTTAGGATTTGGAATTACATGGAATCCGTTTTAA